From Paenibacillus sp. FSL H8-0537:
GCGGGATCTGCTCGATACCGCCTATGATCCAACCTTCGATGTCGGCAACAAGCTTATGGGCGGCTACCGATTTGCTGAAGGAGACGGCTGGATTGCTCCCGGCCATAATTCGATTTTGCAGGATGGCGGTAGCGATTATATCGTTCATCATGCTCGCCCCGAGCAGGATTCGAACTGGATGTACCTGCATGTGCGCAAGCTGCTTTGGACTGGCGACGGCTGGCCGGTGGTGTCGCCGGAACGATTCGCGGGGGAACAGGTGCAGACGCTACCTAAGGCTGCGCTTGTGGGAACATGGGAGCGCATTGTACACGAGAAATATATAGACGGGCCTATTGATTCGGAAAGGGTCGAGCTGAGAAAAGACGGTAAGATTGGCGCCAAAGACGCAAAAGATGTTGTAGACTATTGGGAGTTTGACGGCGAGCATACGCTGCGCTTGTACTTTCAAGAAGAGGATCAGACGGAGGCGGCGGTCGAAACGGTGCTGGTACTGCCAGCATGGGACTGGGAGCTGAACGAGCCTACGCTCGTATTTACCGGCATGGACGACAAAGGGCTTGCTGTCTGGGGAAAACAGATCAAATAGCCAAAATACCTCTATAAAATTGGATAGCGGCACCCTAATAATGGGTGCCGCTGTTTGTGTATCGTATATTTAACCGGGCCTTCTGCAACAAGACGGCCGTTATATCCCTTGTTAATCTTGCAAGACAGCATAATCTTGCCTCGTAACCTAACTCCAAAACAACGGAAGCCCTACCTCTCTTCCATCCTTGCGGCTCCTAGACCGCGCCAGTGTGAATCAAAGCTCGTACAGCACGAACGTGAGAATTCAGAAATAACAGAAAAGAAAATCCAGAAAAGAAGATTAAGATCTGTGGAAAACATTGAATCTCTAGGAGGGATATTTGGGGGTTAAATATAACACATCAAAGTCTATTATAGCCCATATATAGAATAATTGCAAGGGGAGGCAAAAAGATGGCTCTATATGCATGACTTTTGCCTATCTGGATACGCTATTTTAAGGTGAAACAGCTGTCGCCGTCCTCTAGCGGCACGCGGCGTTTCAGTCCGCTTACCCGGGTAAGAGCAAACAAATGCAGGAGGCGTAACCTTTTATGCAGGATTGGTTGGAAATTACGCTGCGAACGTTGTCCTCGGTCGTTATATTGTTTATCATGACGAAGCTGCTGGGCAAACGGCAAATTTCGCAGCTGTCGTTATTTGAGTATATTACGGGAATTACAATGGGGAACATTGCTTCGTATATTTCGCTTGACCTCGATAATGACTGGTATTTAGGTATTGTCGCTTTGTCGGTGTGGGTGATTGTGTCTGTAGGGTTTGAGTTCGCGACGATGAAAAGCAAAAAGCTGCGCGACTTTATAGATGGAAGAGGAACGGTGCTTATTAAAAAAGGAAAGCTGCTGGAGAGAAATTTAAGCAAGGAGCGTTTGACTTTGGATGAGCTGCTGGAGCAGCTGCGCAAAAAGGATGTTTTTCAAGTAGCGGATGTGGAATTTGCGATCATGGAGCAGAGCGGCGAGATCAACGTTCTATTGAAGAAGGAGCAGCACCCGCTCACCGCCGAAATGCTAGGTATCCAGGTTCCGGAGCAGGCAGAAGCCAAGACCATTATCATGGATGGAAAGGTGCTCCTGCCGGAGCTGAAAGCGGCAGGCCTTGATGAAAATTGGCTGAACAAAAAGCTACGTGAGCAGCAAATGAAACTTAAGGACATTTTTTTGGGACAGGTGGATGATCAGGGAGGACTCATGCTTCAGACAAGCAGTAAATCCATTGAGCGAGCAAAGCCTAAAAATCCCAAAACGCAGCTTCTTCAAATAATGAAGCAATTTGAGGTTCAACTGCAGCTTCAGGATCAGCTGTTTCTCGATGAGAAGGACAGGTCCGATTATCAAAGCGCGATAAATAAGCTGCAAGCGCTAATTAATAAAAAATAGGCCGGGCGGCCACTGGCGCTGTGTCATAAATGCTGTAAAATCGGCTGTTCAACGCAGACGATGTATTTTAAAATATACGGAGGTGGATATACATAACGATAAGGGGCGAGCTATGAGACAGGTTTTATTTTTGCGCGCATACAATTACTTCTATTTCTCGCTGTTTGCATTATTTCTCTCCTTTCTGCCGATTTATTTGGCTGAACGCGATATTAGTGCGACGAATATTGGGTTAATGCTGGGGCTGGGCAGTCTCATAGGCGTCGTATCTCAGCCGCTCTGGGGCATGATTAGCGACAAATATAAAGTAGTCAAAAAGGTTTTACTGCTGCTAATTGCGATATCCGTCGTAATCGGCGGACTGCTCTATCGCTCAACAGAGCTGGTGCCGTTGTTTGTAGGGATAAGCTTGATGTATTTTTTCTTCATGCCGACCGACCCTCTTGTTGAAAGTTTCAATTATCGTGTGTCCCGTCATTACAAGGTCCATTTTGGCTCGATTCGGATGTATGGCGCGCTTGGTTTTGCGATGGCCTCCTCCATCATCGGCTATGCGGGCAAGCACTATGGCATCGGCAGCTTGGCGGTATTATTTCTCGTTTATGGGATCATTACCTTGCTGCTGTGCAGTCTGCTTGCAGAAGTGCCAGCAGCCTCCAAACCGATTGCGATCAGGGATTTCGGCTTGTTTATCAAAAGCAAGCAGACGCTATGGTTTCTCGGGCTTGTGCTGTTTCTCGCCGTGCCGCACCGGTTGAATGATAATTATATTGGCCTCTACATCAAAAGTTTAGGCGGTGATGTCCAACTGGTCGGGCAAGCCTGGACCGTTATGACGATTATTGAAGTTGTCTTTTTTGCCATTAGCCATTATTTTATTAAACCGGGAAAAGAGCTGGCTGTTATCGCTGCTGCTGCTAGTTTCTATGTGCTGCGCTTTGCGCTGTCTGCTGTCGTCACAGATCCTGCATCTCTCATGTGGCTGCAACTGCTGCAGGGTGTCTCCTTTGTGCTTTTTTATGCGGCTTCGATTCAGTATTTGTATGCGATTATTCCTGAGGAATGGAAGGCAACGGGGCAGACGGTGCTGGCGGTATTGCTGTTTGGGGTATCCAGCATAGTATCGGCAACCGTCGGAGGGTGGTTCATTGATCAGTACGGCGGGTCGAAGCTTTACGGGGCAATGGCGTTCTGGTCGCTTGCTGCCATGCTGCTATGTCTGTTCATTATGCTGAAACAGAAGAAAGGGGACCCTGCTTAACGGTCCCCTTTCTTCATTATTGCGTTGCATCAGCATATATAATAGAAGAGTTTTTTTGATACACAAAGGCGAGGCACGACTTTATGGTGTCTTTTTGGATTGAATAGGCTTAGGCATTTCCTTGCCGCCGATAAATTGATATTTCACCAAAGTATTAAAAGCATCGACATGCGGGGTCAGCGGCCGTCCGCCCCAAGATTCCACCGCATAATCATTCATTTGGTTCACAAAATCCATATTGGCGGATATGTGCACCTCCTGCACCATAGGGGCAAGCTCACGAATACGCTTGGCGATAGTCTGTTTAAGCTCAGGAGACAGCTCATTGTGGTCGTTGACTGAAAAATACGACTGATAGGGCCTGACGAGCAGCCGATTGTCCTCAAGCGGGCTGACACGGCTCGTGTTATAGGCGTCCTCAGGCTGTCCGCCGTTCAACTGCTCCCGATTGCCTCCAGCGCCTCTTGTGCCAACAGCGGTCCAATCAAGCACGATGCCGACATAAGCGTTTTTGTCCGTCAGCATGACGTTCGCCGAGGCGACGCCATTTAAATCCGTCACCTTTTTCGAGAGGGTATTGCTGTATTCAAAAAAAGCATTGTCATGCTGATGCGGGTTGCTTGTCGTCGTTCCATACATTTTGCTGCCCAGCATTTTTGGATCGCCGGCTTTCCTGCTGCCATAATCGTAGTCGCTGTTTTGTACCCGCTGCTCGTAGTTGCAGGCAGTGGATGAGCTAACGAGGAGGGCGGCGCATAATAACGCATTAAGCATTCGATTTTTAGGCATTTGGATG
This genomic window contains:
- a CDS encoding DUF421 domain-containing protein, yielding MQDWLEITLRTLSSVVILFIMTKLLGKRQISQLSLFEYITGITMGNIASYISLDLDNDWYLGIVALSVWVIVSVGFEFATMKSKKLRDFIDGRGTVLIKKGKLLERNLSKERLTLDELLEQLRKKDVFQVADVEFAIMEQSGEINVLLKKEQHPLTAEMLGIQVPEQAEAKTIIMDGKVLLPELKAAGLDENWLNKKLREQQMKLKDIFLGQVDDQGGLMLQTSSKSIERAKPKNPKTQLLQIMKQFEVQLQLQDQLFLDEKDRSDYQSAINKLQALINKK
- a CDS encoding MFS transporter, with translation MRQVLFLRAYNYFYFSLFALFLSFLPIYLAERDISATNIGLMLGLGSLIGVVSQPLWGMISDKYKVVKKVLLLLIAISVVIGGLLYRSTELVPLFVGISLMYFFFMPTDPLVESFNYRVSRHYKVHFGSIRMYGALGFAMASSIIGYAGKHYGIGSLAVLFLVYGIITLLLCSLLAEVPAASKPIAIRDFGLFIKSKQTLWFLGLVLFLAVPHRLNDNYIGLYIKSLGGDVQLVGQAWTVMTIIEVVFFAISHYFIKPGKELAVIAAAASFYVLRFALSAVVTDPASLMWLQLLQGVSFVLFYAASIQYLYAIIPEEWKATGQTVLAVLLFGVSSIVSATVGGWFIDQYGGSKLYGAMAFWSLAAMLLCLFIMLKQKKGDPA
- a CDS encoding YhcN/YlaJ family sporulation lipoprotein, encoding MPKNRMLNALLCAALLVSSSTACNYEQRVQNSDYDYGSRKAGDPKMLGSKMYGTTTSNPHQHDNAFFEYSNTLSKKVTDLNGVASANVMLTDKNAYVGIVLDWTAVGTRGAGGNREQLNGGQPEDAYNTSRVSPLEDNRLLVRPYQSYFSVNDHNELSPELKQTIAKRIRELAPMVQEVHISANMDFVNQMNDYAVESWGGRPLTPHVDAFNTLVKYQFIGGKEMPKPIQSKKTP